A part of Desulfuromonadaceae bacterium genomic DNA contains:
- a CDS encoding dual specificity protein phosphatase family protein: VSFLSMTWQPLIIQRVKRQMITLSPKIPLPIMSVSIPKISGRIGMSSCPGRKGPSLVTGYTWKRNLPRDLQTIAAWGASVVVTLLDDDEIKRLGITAIKRLCAKHQIEWLHLPIFPCLAPDAWFEREWTAQIHKIETILRSGRNIHIHCQEGLGRTGTVAARLLCDFGLEPDDAIRMVRQANPGAIETCEQEEYLLNRAWLIQRHRPGF, from the coding sequence CGGTATCGTTTCTCTCCATGACTTGGCAACCACTGATCATACAACGGGTGAAAAGACAAATGATCACCTTGTCACCGAAAATTCCTTTACCGATTATGTCGGTATCCATTCCCAAAATATCAGGTCGTATTGGTATGAGCTCTTGCCCTGGCCGTAAGGGGCCATCGCTGGTGACCGGTTATACGTGGAAAAGAAATCTCCCCCGCGATCTTCAGACCATTGCAGCGTGGGGTGCTTCTGTTGTTGTGACCCTGCTTGACGATGATGAGATAAAGAGACTTGGAATCACCGCCATTAAACGCCTTTGCGCCAAACACCAAATCGAATGGTTGCACCTTCCGATATTTCCATGTCTGGCACCGGATGCATGGTTTGAACGGGAGTGGACAGCGCAAATCCATAAAATCGAGACGATCCTCCGTTCCGGGAGAAATATCCATATTCACTGTCAGGAAGGATTGGGACGGACAGGAACGGTCGCGGCGCGGTTGCTGTGCGATTTTGGTCTTGAGCCTGACGATGCTATCCGCATGGTGAGACAAGCCAATCCTGGTGCGATCGAGACCTGTGAGCAGGAA